The window AAACTTAATCAAAGCCAGACACAAACTCACCGTCTACAACCGTACTCACAGTCGCGCCGAAGCATTGCAATCGCAAGGCGCGCGCGTCGCCGCCACTCCGGGAGAAGCCGCTGTCGGCGCTGAAGTCGCCATCACCATGCTGGCCGACGATCACGCCCTTGAATCTGTCCTATTTGAAAAGCGAAGTCTTCTCGATTCGCTGCCGCCCAATGCTATCCACATTTCCATGAGCACCATCAGCGTTGCGCTCTCGCGACGGCTGGCCTCTGCGCATGCTGAGCGCAAACAGCATTACGTCTCCGCTCCGGTCTTTGGTCGCCCGGAAGCCGCGGCCGCCGCAAAACTATTTATCGTTGCCGCCGGACCTGCGGAGCAGATCGAGCGCTGCCGTCCGCTCTTTGACGCCATGGGCCAGAAAACTTTTCTTGCGGGCAATGACGCTTTCGGCGCGAACCTGATGAAGCTCGCGGGAAATTTCCTGATCACAGCCGTGATTGAAGGTCTGGCGGAAAGCTTTGCCCTGGTGCGCAAAGCCGGACTCGATGCGAACCTGTTCCATGAGATTCTGACCAACTCGCTCTTCAACGCGCCGATCTATAAGACATACGGCGCGCTGATCAACTCACAGAAGTTTGAGCCTGCTGGATTCAAATTGCCGCTCGGCCTCAAAGACAATCGGCTGCTGCTGGCTGCCGCCGAAGAAAACGCTGTCCCCATGCCGATGGCGAGCCTCGTTCGTGACCGTTTTCTCGCCGCGCTGGGTCAGGGCATGGGAGAGCTTGACTGGTCGGCGATTTCTAAACTTTCTGCGAAAGACGCAGGCCTGTGAAATTTGTAATTAGTAATTTGGCCTGAGTCCCTGTTCTCTGTGTCTCTGTGGTAGGTTTTCCTGATCACCAGATCACGCGCGATCACCCGATCTTCCTTAATCCGTGTTATCCGTGTTCATCCGTGGTGAGGTTTTTGCGCGCTCTTCCTCACGGATGCCCGACCACCACAATCGACTCCGGCCCGCCGCCGGTCGGCGAAGTGGAGATCAGGGCCGTAGTGGTATTCGCGGCGGTAATGTTCGCGTTCAACACTGACACGGTGCTCGATCCATTGTTTGCCACATAAAGAAATTTGCCGGAGGGATCCACGGCCAGATCAATGGGACCTGTGCCTGCGGGCACCGTAAGGCTGGCTGTGCCGGTGGTTCCGGCGTTGTTCACGGTGTTGACAGTCAGATTGTTGGAAGCCGTATTGGCAATGTAAACCAGTGGCGTGGTGGCATTCAGCGGCGTGTTAAAAGCAATGGCGCTGGGGTTGGGCGGTGACGATCCTGTGGGCGTCACGATGATGGGCGTCAGTGAGCCGTCGGTGTTGATGACGAAAGTGCGTAGATTATTGGTGCTGCCGCCGTCAGTGGCCACAAGCACTTCAAACGTGGGCACGGCTTTTACGGCCAGCATGGTGGTGGTTCCGGAATCAAAGGCGCCAACCGCCAGCCGCGTGAGCGTGCCGGTGGCTCCAATCTGGAATGCGTCAATGCCTCCACCGGCTGTTACCACATAAACGAACTGGCCGCTTTGGTCGATGGTGATTCCGCGCGCCGTGGCATCGGTTAGCGTGGTTGAGATAGCCGTCAGGCAGCCGGTGGTTGTGTTGATGGTGAATCCGGTAACGCTTCCCACCTGGTTTGCCGTATAAAGCAGCGTGCCTGCGGGATTGATAGTAATTTTCAATGGCTGTACGTCAGTAGTGGCAACGGTCGGGCAGGTCAGCGGCGTAAGCACTCCGCTGGTAGGACTAATGGAAAAGCTGCTCACCTGGTTATTCTGGAATGACGTTACGTAAAGAAACTGGTTGTTCGGCGTGGCGGCAAGTCCAAAAGGCTCTCCGGCGACGGCAAAAGGCGAACCGGGAACCGCTGTTAGTGCTCCGGTGCCGTCATTGGCAAAGCCGGAGACACTGTTTCCGCCCGCGTTTGCCGTATAGACAAAAGCATTGCCGGGCGATGGAGTTGGCGTTGGGCCGCCTCTGGTGACGCTGCTGGGAGAGCATCCAGCCATCAGCATAACGAGGCTGAAAAAAATGATAAGGAAGCAGGAAAAAACTGCGGCGCGAAGCAAGCGCGGAAAGCCTTTCATCGTCACTCCCTCTCGACCACCAGTGCACGCAGCCGAAATTCCCAGTGGACCAACGGCAGCCATCGGCGTCTGCGGCGAAGCCGGATGTGATTATGATAGCGCAAGCGCGCGGCAGTTACCCTTGTTTCATCGATGGGGGAAGCCGCGAAGGAACTGCGTCTTGCATGCGCCCCATGCATTATTTTCAGCGCATCTATTTTGGCTGCGAACTCTGGGCTGCGCTCGCTTCAGGCGACATCTCCGCCAGCTGGCTGATGAGCTTCTGTTCCTGATCTGAGAAAGTGCTGCGGAAACGGTCTGACTGGATCACCTGCTGTCGCTCAGCCGGAGGCATCTGCCGAAGGTGTCGCAGCGCCGTGTGGACTGCAACCTGCCGCTCCGGTGGCAAGCCCTTAAGTTGCTGGTTGGCGTCACGAAGTTGCTGCCGCTGCTGTGGCGTCAGCTTTGACAGGAACTCCATGCGTTTCACGGCTTGGTCGCGCTGCGCGGGCGTTAGGCTATTGAATTTTTTCAGCCGCTCGCGCAATGCCGCTTGCCGATCGGCCGGGAGTTTCTTGAATCCTGGTTCGCTTTCCAGGAGTTTGAGTTGCTGGTCCAGCGGAAGATCTTTGTGGGCCTGGAGCCATGCGCCCATCTTGTATCCATTTCTTTGTGCAGTATGATTGGCGCTATTCGGGCTTTTCTGCGGCGTGGCTTGTAACAGCAGTACGGGCGCCGGTCGATGGGCCGAAGTGGTTACGCGCGAAGGTACATTCAGGGTGATCAACCCTGAGAGCAAAACCGCCGAAACAACCTTGGCCCCAATCACCATTCGCTCCCCCGAGCACAAAGTTTAAGGCTCAGCCACATCGTCTGACGGAGCTCCGGTAAGTTCGTTTACCAGGTCCGTATCGATAATCAAGTCGTGGTTCTTGTCCAGAGATTCAATATCGGCCAATGCGCCATTATCCGGTGGCGGCGTTGCCACAACGAGCCGATAGACTACTCCTCCCGCTGCCAATACCGTGGCCAGCGCGGCAGCCAGCATTGGGCGGCGCAGCCACCCAAACATGCTGGCCGGCGCCTTCTGCCGTTCTTCCTTCACGTGCGCCCGCAGGCGCGTAAGAAAGTACGGAGAAGGCTCCGGCGATTCCCATTCATCCAGCAGCGCCATGGTCTTGCGCATGGAGCCAAGCTCCTCTGTGCAGGCGCTGCACTGGCTTACGTGAGCCTTCACCTGCGGGTCGGCCGGACCGTCAGTGAGAAGCTCGATCAAATTTTCCCGAACATCGTTGCAGTTCATACAAATTCCTTCAGCCGGTCGCGCAGCACTTCATAGGCGCGGAACAGCAGAGACTTGGTGGCGGACTCACTTAATTTC is drawn from Terriglobia bacterium and contains these coding sequences:
- a CDS encoding lactonase family protein, encoding MKGFPRLLRAAVFSCFLIIFFSLVMLMAGCSPSSVTRGGPTPTPSPGNAFVYTANAGGNSVSGFANDGTGALTAVPGSPFAVAGEPFGLAATPNNQFLYVTSFQNNQVSSFSISPTSGVLTPLTCPTVATTDVQPLKITINPAGTLLYTANQVGSVTGFTINTTTGCLTAISTTLTDATARGITIDQSGQFVYVVTAGGGIDAFQIGATGTLTRLAVGAFDSGTTTMLAVKAVPTFEVLVATDGGSTNNLRTFVINTDGSLTPIIVTPTGSSPPNPSAIAFNTPLNATTPLVYIANTASNNLTVNTVNNAGTTGTASLTVPAGTGPIDLAVDPSGKFLYVANNGSSTVSVLNANITAANTTTALISTSPTGGGPESIVVVGHP
- a CDS encoding NAD(P)-dependent oxidoreductase, with translation MNIAFIGLGNMGSPMAANLIKARHKLTVYNRTHSRAEALQSQGARVAATPGEAAVGAEVAITMLADDHALESVLFEKRSLLDSLPPNAIHISMSTISVALSRRLASAHAERKQHYVSAPVFGRPEAAAAAKLFIVAAGPAEQIERCRPLFDAMGQKTFLAGNDAFGANLMKLAGNFLITAVIEGLAESFALVRKAGLDANLFHEILTNSLFNAPIYKTYGALINSQKFEPAGFKLPLGLKDNRLLLAAAEENAVPMPMASLVRDRFLAALGQGMGELDWSAISKLSAKDAGL
- a CDS encoding DUF3106 domain-containing protein yields the protein MVIGAKVVSAVLLSGLITLNVPSRVTTSAHRPAPVLLLQATPQKSPNSANHTAQRNGYKMGAWLQAHKDLPLDQQLKLLESEPGFKKLPADRQAALRERLKKFNSLTPAQRDQAVKRMEFLSKLTPQQRQQLRDANQQLKGLPPERQVAVHTALRHLRQMPPAERQQVIQSDRFRSTFSDQEQKLISQLAEMSPEASAAQSSQPK